One Primulina huaijiensis isolate GDHJ02 chromosome 8, ASM1229523v2, whole genome shotgun sequence genomic region harbors:
- the LOC140982594 gene encoding endoplasmin homolog, translating to MRKWAIPSVLFLLCLLFLLPDQGRKLHANAEVDVDAPVDPPKVEDKIGAVPHGLSTDSDVVKRESESISRKTLRAHAEKFQFQAEVSRLMDIIINSLYSNKDIFLRELISNASDALDKIRFLSLTDKEILGEGDDTKLEIQITLDKEKKILSIRDRGIGMTKEDLIKNLGTIAKSGTSAFVEKMHTSGDLNLIGQFGVGFYSVYLVADYVEVVSKHNDDKQHVWESKADGAFAISEDVWNEPLGRGTEIRLHLRDESQEYLDENKLKELVKRYSEFINFPIQLWASKEVDEEVPVEDDESSDEEETSESKSSEGEGEEDDAEKEEDEKKPKVKKVKKTTYEWELLNDMKAVWLRNPKEVTDEEYQKFYHSLAKDFSDEKPLAWSHFTAEGDVEFKAVLFVPPKAPQDLYESYYNSKISNLKLYVRRVFISDEFDDLLPKYLNFLKGLVDSDTLPLNVSREMLQQHSSLKTIKKKLIRKALDMIRKLADEDPDESNDKEKKDVEESDDNNEKKGQYSKFWNEFGKSIKLGIIEDATNRNRLAKLLRFETTKSDGKLTSLDQYISRMKSGQKDIFYITGTSKEQLEKSPFLERLTKKNYEVIFFTDPVDEYLMQYLMDYEDKKFQNVSKEGLKIGKDSKDKELKESFKDLTKWWKGALVSENVDDVKISNRLADSPCVVVTSKYGWSSNMERIMQSQTLSDANKQAYMRGKRVLEINPRHPIIKELRERVVKDPEDESVKQTAQLMYQTALMESGFILNDPKDFAGRIYSSVKNSLNISPDAIVEEEDDVEETETESIGKETESPSKTEELESDVKDEL from the exons ATGAGGAAGTGGGCGATCCCTTCCGTTCTCTTCTTGTTATGTCTTCTGTTTCTTCTTCCGGATCAAG GTAGGAAATTACATGCAAATGCAGAAGTCGATGTGGATGCTCCTGTTGATCCACCAAAAGTAGAAGATAAGATTGGAGCTGTTCCCCACGGATTATCTACAGATTCTGATGTTGTTAAGAG AGAATCTGAGTCCATATCAAGAAAAACTCTTCGTGCCCATGCAGAGAAGTTTCAATTCCAGGCTGAAGTTTCGCGACTTATGGACATCATCATCAACTCCCTTTACAGCAATAAAGATATTTTCTTGAGAGAGTTGATCTCGAATGCATCTGat GCACTGGACAAGATTAGATTCCTGTCACTCACTGACAAAGAAATTTTGGGTGAAGGTGATGATACGAAGCTCGAGATTCAG ATTACATTggataaagaaaagaaaatactttcaaTACGGGACAGAGGTATTGGAATGACAAAGGAGGATTTGATCAAGAATTTGGGAACCATTGCTAAATCTGGAACTTCAG CATTTGTAGAAAAAATGCATACAAGTGGAGATCTTAACCTAATTGGGCAATTTGGTGTTGGATTCTACTCTGTATATCTTGTGGCTGATTACGTTGAAGTGGTTAGCAAACATAACGACGATAAACA GCACGTATGGGAGTCAAAGGCTGATGGGGCTTTTGCCATTTCTGAAGATGTTTGGAATGAGCCACTTGGACGGGGAACAGAAATTAGGTTGCACCTCAGAGATGAATCTCAGGAATATTTAGATGAGAACAAGTTAAAG GAATTGGTCAAAAGGTATTCTGAATTTATCAACTTCCCGATCCAGCTCTGGGCTAGCAAAGAAGTGGATGAAGAGGTCCCTGTTGAGGATGATGAGTCGAGTGACGAAGAGGAAACAT CTGAAAGTAAATCATCTGAGGGTGAAGGGGAGGAAGACGATGCTGAGAAAGAAGAGGATGAGAAGAAACCCAAGGTGAAGAAAGTAAAGAAAACGACCTATGAGTGGGAACTTTTGAATGATATGAAAGCTGTATGGTTGCGGAATCCAAAAGAAGTTACTGATGAAGAATACCAGAAATTTTATCACTCTCTGGCCAAG GACTTCAGTGATGAGAAGCCTCTAGCATGGAGTCACTTCACTGCAGAAGGTGATGTCGAGTTCAAGGCTGTGTTGTTTGTGCCACCCAAGGCACCTCAGGATTTATACGAGAGTTACTACAACTCCAAGATATCCAACTTGAAATTATATGTAAGACGGGTCTTTATCTCAGATGAATTTGATGATCTTCTACCCAAGTATCTGAACTTCTTGAAG GGTCTTGTTGATTCTGATACTTTACCACTTAATGTATCGAGAGAAATGCTGCAGCAACACAGCAGCTTGAAAACTATTAAGAAAAAACTTATTCGCAAGGCCCTCGATATGATCCGCAAACTTGCTGATGAGGACCCCGATGAATCTAATGATAAAGAGAAGAAAG ATGTTGAAGAATCCGACGACAACAATGAGAAGAAAGGTCAATACTCTAAATTTTGGAATGAATTTGGCAAGTCAATTAAGCTTGGTATCATCGAGGATGCCACTAACAGAAACCGCTTGGCGAAACTTCTTCGATTTGAGAC AACCAAATCAGATGGTAAATTAACGTCACTGGACCAATACATATCAAGAATGAAATCAGGGCAGAAGGATATCTTTTATATTACTGGAACAAGCAAGGAACAGTTGGAGAAATCCCCATTTCTCGAGagattgacaaagaagaattaTGAG GTTATTTTCTTCACTGATCCTGTAGATGAATATCTGATGCAATATTTAATGGATTACGAGGACAAGAAATTCCAGAATGTGTCAAAAGAAGGTCTGAAAATTGGAAAGGATTCGAAAGATAAAGAACTGAAGGAGTCATTCAAGGATCTGACCAAATGGTGGAAGGGTGCTCTCGTCAGTGAGAACGTGGATGATGTGAAGATAAGCAACCGTTTAGCTGACTCACCATGTGTTGTAGTGACCTCAAAATATGGTTGGAGCTCAAACATGGAAAGGATCATGCAGTCTCAAACGCTGTCAGATGCAAATAAGCAAGCTTACATGCGAGGAAAGAGGGTGCTCGAAATTAACCCACGACACCCTATTATCAAGGAGCTTCGGGAGAGAGTGGTGAAAGATCCTGAG GATGAAAGCGTTAAGCAGACAGCACAACTTATGTATCAAACAGCCCTTATGGAAAGTGGATTCATACTCAACGATCCAAAGGATTTTGCTGGCCGAATCTACAGTTCAGTGAAAAACAGTCTCAACATCAGCCCTGATGCAATAGTCGAGGAGGAAGATGATGTTGAAGAAACCGAGACTGAATCCATAGGAAAAGAAACAGAATCTCCTTCCAAGACTGAAGAACTGGAATCTGATGTGAAAGATGAATTGTAG
- the LOC140982737 gene encoding leucine-rich repeat receptor-like kinase protein HAR1: MKKFSPLLLYFVFFQVVILVHAYSDLDTLLKLKSSFVGPSGSALEEWVAPPFPSPSAHCSFLGVTCDADERVAAINITNLQLFGTLPPEIGLLSGLVNLTLAGNNLTGSLPVEISNLTSLKCLNLSWNFFNGKFRGEMVLRLSELEVFDIYNNEITGELPVEFVKLKKLKFLKLAGNYFSGGIPEIYSEFESLTHLALQGNSLTGKIPASLSMIPNLRELYLGYFNSYEGGIPPEFGSISTLQLLDLGMCNLTGEIPSSLGNLKHLHTLFLQVNNLTGQIPSELSGMISLMSLDISINDLSGEIPLSFAELKNLTLLNLFQNKFQGPLPGFIGDLPNLEVLQIWNNNFTLGLPENLGRNGRLFLLDVTKNHLTGTIPKDLCKGGKLKTLILMDNSFYGPIPDEIGECKSLSRIRIKKNFLNGSIPAGFFRLPLLDMLELNDNFFTGELPEDISATALGSLSLSNNWISGKIPPSFGNLINLEILSLDVNKLSGEIPNEIFKLKKITMLNFSGNSLTGEIPASVADSSHLTFIDLSQNNLNGAIPRSIPGLQNLNVLNLSRNRLEGSIPSEIGMMKSLTVLDLSYNDLSGKKPTTGLLRDLDDRFFVGNPKLCFPHSSYCPSASSPSQDAQSTRASNMVIVIIVLITVLLLLPVSWIIVRKRRLDRSRIWKLTAFQKLDFKAEDVLECLKEENIIGKGGAGIVYRGSMPNGIDVAIKRLVGRGRGNSHNDHGFMAEIQTLGSIKHRNIVRLLGYLSKKDTNILLYEYMSHGSLGEMLHGTKGAHLQWHSRYRIAAEAANGLCYLHHDCSPSIIHRDIKSNNILLDSDYEAHVADFGLAKFLHDAGASECMSSIAGSYGYIAPEYAYTLKVDQKSDVYSFGVVMLELITGKKPVGEFGDGVDIVRWVRKKASELAQPSDTATLLAVVDCRLTGYQVTGAVNLFKIAMMCVEDESSARPTMREVVHMLTNPPQSDPNFLNL, encoded by the exons ATGAAAAAAttttctcctcttcttctttaCTTCGTCTTTTTCCAAGTAGTGATACTTGTCCATGCATACTCGGATCTTGACACTTTGTTAAAGCTCAAGTCTTCATTCGTCGGGCCTTCGGGTTCGGCTCTCGAGGAATGGGTCGCCCCACCGTTCCCGTCTCCGTCGGCTCATTGTTCGTTTCTTGGCGTAACTTGCGATGCTGACGAACGTGTGGCGGCTATTAACATCACCAACCTACAATTATTCGGTACGCTTCCTCCGGAAATTGGTCTGCTGAGTGGGCTTGTCAATCTCACACTGGCTGGAAATAATCTCACTGGATCTCTGCCTGTGGAGATTTCCAACTTGACTTCGTTGAAGTGCTTGAATTTGAGTTGGAACTTTTTCAACGGCAAGTTTCGTGGAGAAATGGTGCTGAGACTTTCTGAGCTTGAAGTGTTTGATATATACAACAATGAAATTACAGGAGAGCTCCCGGTGGAGTTTGTGAAGTTGAAGAAGCTGAAGTTTCTTAAACTGGCCGGAAATTATTTTTCGGGGGGGATACCGGAGATTTACTCCGAGTTTGAAAGCTTAACTCACTTGGCATTACAGGGAAATAGCTTGACGGGAAAAATTCCTGCTAGCTTGTCTATGATTCCAAATCTTCGAGAGCTCTATCTTGGGTATTTTAACAGCTATGAAGGTGGTATTCCGCCGGAATTTGGCTCTATTTCTACGCTTCAGCTGCTTGATCTTGGAATGTGCAATCTCACCGGCGAGATTCCGTCAAGTCTTGGCAATCTAAAGCATTTGCACACTTTATTTCTTCAG GTGAATAATCTGACGGGGCAGATTCCATCGGAGCTTTCCGGTATGATAAGCTTGATGTCATTAGACATCTCCATTAACGATCTCAGCGGGGAAATTCCATTGAGTTTTGCAGAACTGAAGAATTTGACGCTGCTCAATTTGTTTCAGAACAAATTCCAGGGGCCTCTTCCGGGTTTCATCGGCGATCTTCCGAATCTTGAAGTTTTACAGATATGGAACAACAATTTCACGCTGGGTTTACCGGAAAATCTAGGAAGGAATGGAAGGTTGTTTCTGCTGGATGTGACCAAGAATCATTTAACGGGAACTATACCCAAGGACTTGTGTAAAGGTGGAAAgttgaaaactttgattttgatGGATAACTCTTTCTACGGTCCGATTCCGGATGAAATTGGCGAGTGCAAGTCCCTGAGTCGTATCAGAATCAAGAAGAATTTCCTGAATGGAAGTATTCCGGCAGGGTTTTTCCGGTTGCCCCTGCTGGACATGCTCGAACTGAACGATAATTTCTTCACCGGCGAGCTGCCAGAAGATATATCTGCCACCGCCCTAGGAAGTCTTTCGTTGTCCAATAATTGGATTTCAGGGAAGATTCCTCCATCGTTCGGGAACTTGATAAATCTAGAGATATTATCACTTGATGTGAACAAGTTATCCGGTGAGATTCCGaatgaaattttcaaactcaagAAAATTACGATGCTAAATTTCAGTGGCAACAGCTTGACCGGGGAAATTCCAGCTTCAGTTGCCGATAGTTCCCACTTGACATTTATTGATCTAAGCCAAAATAATCTAAATGGTGCAATTCCCAGAAGCATTCCAGGTCTGCAGAATCTGAATGTTCTCAACTTGTCAAGAAACCGACTAGAGGGATCGATCCCTAGTGAGATTGGGATGATGAAAAGCTTGACAGTATTAGACCTTTCTTACAATGATTTATCCGGAAAAAAGCCCACAACGGGGCTTCTACGCGACCTGGACGACCGGTTTTTCGTCGGCAATCCCAAGCTTTGTTTTCCCCACAGCTCCTATTGTCCATCAGCCTCAAGTCCATCCCAAGATGCCCAATCAACTCGTGCATCAAACATGGTCATCGTAATCATCGTCTTGATTACTGTCCTGTTACTGCTTCCTGTAAGTTGGATTATAGTCCGAAAGAGAAGGCTGGATAGATCAAGAATCTGGAAACTAACGGCATTCCAGAAGCTAGACTTTAAAGCAGAGGATGTACTTGAATGCTTGAAAGAAGAGAACATAATAGGAAAAGGTGGAGCTGGGATTGTCTACCGAGGGTCCATGCCTAATGGGATAGACGTTGCAATAAAACGATTAGTTGGACGTGGGCGTGGTAACAGCCACAATGATCATGGCTTTATGGCAGAAATTCAGACACTTGGAAGCATCAAACACCGGAACATTGTAAGACTCCTCGGATACTTGTCAAAGAAGGATACCAATATTTTGCTGTATGAATATATGTCACATGGAAGCTTAGGGGAGATGTTACATGGCACAAAGGGCGCTCATTTGCAGTGGCATTCAAGGTATCGGATCGCAGCTGAGGCTGCAAATGGACTATGTTACCTGCATCATGATTGCTCGCCTTCAATTATACATAGGGATATTAAGTCGAACAACATCTTGCTTGATTCTGATTATGAGGCTCATGTTGCTGATTTTGGTCTTGCCAAATTCTTGCACGATGCTGGTGCTTCCGAGTGCATGTCTTCCATTGCTGGTTCCTATGGCTACATTGCCCCTG AATATGCATACACATTGAAAGTCGATCAGAAGAGCGATGTCTACAGCTTCGGGGTTGTGATGTTAGAACTAATCACCGGCAAGAAGCCGGTGGGGGAATTCGGAGACGGTGTTGACATTGTCCGGTGGGTTAGGAAAAAAGCGTCAGAGCTAGCACAGCCATCAGATACCGCGACACTGCTGGCCGTGGTCGACTGCAGGCTTACCGGTTATCAGGTGACTGGGGCCGTTAACTTGTTCAAGATTGCAATGATGTGTGTGGAGGATGAGAGCTCTGCCAGGCCTACTATGAGGGAAGTTGTTCACATGCTCACCAATCCTCCACAATCTGATCCCAATTTTCTAAATCTTTGA
- the LOC140983639 gene encoding uncharacterized protein codes for MASISLSPSNQIISRRFSAVSAPYSPTNICFRHQLRISAGYATAERANETSLQTGSLYDVLGIHSGASCQEIKSAYRKLARLLHPDVASKGEGATDEFMRVRAAYATLSDHEKRAMYDVTLSR; via the coding sequence ATGGCTTCTATATCATTGTCACCATCGAATCAAATCATCAGCCGCCGATTCTCAGCCGTCTCTGCTCCATATTCTCCGACGAATATCTGCTTCCGCCACCAGCTCCGTATCTCCGCCGGTTACGCCACAGCTGAGAGGGCTAATGAAACATCTCTGCAGACTGGGTCATTGTACGACGTCCTGGGGATTCATTCCGGTGCCTCGTGTCAAGAGATCAAGTCGGCGTACAGAAAACTGGCAAGACTCTTGCATCCCGACGTCGCATCCAAAGGCGAAGGAGCTACCGACGAGTTTATGAGAGTGCGTGCGGCGTACGCTACTCTTTCCGACCATGAGAAGCGCGCCATGTATGATGTGACGCTTTCCAGGTGA
- the LOC140982813 gene encoding uncharacterized protein, whose amino-acid sequence MMLDDFFTLTEMNHGLTSPSRVMELVAVMQKGRSGTVNVGDMIRQWSAVASVIAATENKDCLDLFIQLDGVQFIDKWLKDVQKFKNDSDKSFPEETIIHLLEALETLHKNYEKLIASEIWVTVEDLLVHGSSKVQGKARVLFESWKCKRDGVDSVSVEKVGALSDDEMDESEHVQRGCECSKSPSRYSFLSCDFSGPEKGQDSTTDEQVPPTVSEALHPGPVFCACNSNKILDTPNGDDRASDQFVPPLSEPSVGFSTCESVGTTLVESCITSVPRQDMCDGLAEFSKLESTGDLIHARKIECSSEKLISLEESKKSEYKATSSSTDVADANNSVMEHEKKNSCDEGPPFIDSKKIDSGGKDTDDGSHENKCRSSSLDLSCQVSIEVEREAVDSEEQSCSSEKPPEGNIRQPDNLDPVNANQSHELTAEASPVQKFAACIENPGMAQTSSPQDMETSQVTEVAHEEARAEKGPCKFDLNQEVCSEDIDCSEGNLGWKGSVDKSDFLPESPGQSTKSNEDLTVGVISSTPKPPRGFREIDLNVTESGDGDTRDLLHYKHVPVYSSLPSGESSVETESRKSERHDLDLNLTSEDDGVPSDWMIGHRFPEENDHHQSHSSSTSSMQPLSIIDLNDPPNFPNDSYDISYLSNVNVSGGTKTDGSIISIMGARVKINPKDLVPQTIPFPNGRTPEHTFDVKVGRTETCFAIGSVLPYAHSSVYGYNNVAPVPAVAALPFSSYSYGSGLAIPYIVDSRRSPIIPQIASDGFSQRPFVLNMMSSIPADGASGSSFDLNSGAMIKDGGREPLVLRDFLNLCPVNSMDDQLRSSTLPTVGSDISGKRKEPDNGLEHYPFRNHTPPWK is encoded by the coding sequence ATGATGCTGGATGACTTCTTCACTTTGACTGAGATGAATCACGGGCTCACGTCCCCCTCTCGAGTCATGGAACTTGTGGCTGTCATGCAGAAAGGAAGAAGTGGTACTGTCAATGTTGGTGACATGATCAGGCAGTGGTCGGCAGTTGCGAGTGTCATTGCTGCCACTGAGAACAAGGATTGTCTTGATCTTTTTATTCAGTTAGATGGAGTTCAATTTATTGATAAGTGGCTGAAGGATGTTCAGAAGTTCAAAAATGACTCAGATAAAAGCTTTCCAGAAGAGACAATTATTCATCTACTCGAAGCCCTTGAAACACTGCATAAGAACTACGAAAAGTTGATTGCCTCTGAAATCTGGGTAACTGTCGAGGATCTCCTAGTTCATGGTAGCTCTAAGGTACAAGGTAAAGCTCGAGTGCTGTTTGAAAGCTGGAAATGTAAAAGAGACGGTGTTGACTCTGTATCAGTTGAGAAAGTTGGAGCATTATCTGATGATGAAATGGATGAAAGTGAACATGTTCAAAGAGGTTGTGAATGTTCAAAATCACCTTCGAGATATTCTTTTCTGTCCTGTGATTTTTCTGGTCCGGAGAAGGGCCAGGATTCAACTACAGATGAACAAGTGCCACCGACAGTTTCTGAAGCTCTTCATCCTGGTCCAGTTTTTTGTGCATGCAATTCGAACAAAATATTAGATACCCCAAATGGGGATGACAGAGCTTCAGATCAATTCGTTCCACCTCTTTCTGAACCTTCCGTGGGATTTTCTACGTGTGAGTCAGTTGGCACTACATTGGTTGAATCATGTATTACCTCTGTTCCAAGACAAGATATGTGTGATGGACTTGCGGAGTTTTCTAAGTTGGAGTCAACTGGTGATTTGATACATGCCCGAAAGATTGAATGTTCATCTGAGAAGTTAATCTCTCTCGAAGAATCTAAGAAATCAGAATACAAAGCTACATCTTCAAGTACTGATGTTGCAGATGCAAATAATTCTGTAATGGAACACGAGAAGAAAAATTCTTGTGATGAAGGTCCACCTTTTATTGATTCAAAGAAAATTGATTCTGGTGGAAAAGATACCGATGATGGCAGTCATGAAAACAAATGCAGAAGTTCATCTCTAGACCTTTCTTGCCAAGTTTCCATAGAAGTGGAGAGAGAAGCTGTAGATTCCGAAGAACAAAGTTGCAGTTCTGAGAAACCACCTGAAGGTAATATTAGGCAGCCTGATAACCTGGACCCTGTCAATGCAAATCAATCCCATGAGTTGACTGCTGAAGCTTCACCAGTGCAAAAGTTTGCAGCTTGCATCGAAAACCCAGGCATGGCACAGACAAGTAGCCCCCAAGATATGGAAACCTCTCAAGTCACTGAGGTTGCTCATGAAGAAGCCAGAGCAGAAAAAGGCCCGTGTAAATTTGACTTGAATCAGGAAGTTTGCTCAGAAGATATTGATTGTTCTGAGGGCAATCTTGGCTGGAAAGGTTCAGTTGACAAAAGTGATTTTCTTCCTGAATCACCTGGTCAAAGTACTAAGAGCAATGAGGATCTTACTGTTGGGGTTATCAGTAGCACTCCGAAGCCGCCACGAGGATTTCGTGAAATTGATCTGAATGTCACTGAGAGTGGAGATGGCGATACTAGAGACCTGTTGCATTATAAACATGTTCCTGTGTATTCCAGTCTTCCTTCTGGGGAATCTTCTGTGGAAACAGAATCGAGAAAATCTGAACGTCATGATTTGGATCTGAATCTTACAAGTGAAGACGACGGAGTTCCATCAGATTGGATGATAGGACACCGCTTTCCCGAAGAAAATGACCACCATCAGTCTCATTCTTCATCAACATCATCAATGCAGCCTTTGAGCATTATTGATCTGAATGATCCACCAAATTTTCCAAATGATTCTTATGATATTTCCTATTTAAGTAATGTGAATGTTTCAGGGGGTACTAAAACAGACGGGTCCATAATTTCCATCATGGGAGCAAGAGTGAAGATCAATCCCAAAGATCTTGTTCCACAAACGATACCCTTTCCAAATGGCCGAACTCCAGAGCATACATTCGATGTAAAAGTGGGTAGAACAGAGACTTGTTTTGCGATTGGATCTGTTCTTCCATACGCCCATTCGTCAGTTTATGGTTACAATAACGTTGCACCTGTCCCGGCAGTTGCTGCTTTGCCTTTCTCCTCCTATTCATATGGATCTGGATTAGCAATTCCTTACATTGTAGATTCTAGACGATCACCTATTATCCCCCAAATTGCAAGCGATGGTTTCTCTCAACGGCCATTCGTATTAAACATGATGAGCTCAATTCCAGCAGATGGAGCTTCAGGGAGCAGTTTCGATCTGAACTCTGGAGCGATGATTAAAGATGGAGGTAGGGAGCCTTTAGTCCTCAGAGATTTCTTAAATTTATGCCCAGTCAATTCAATGGATGATCAGCTGAGGTCTAGTACCTTACCCACCGTCGGTTCAGACATCAGTGGGAAGCGAAAAGAACCAGATAATGGATTGGAACATTACCCTTTTAGAAATCATACACCACCATGGAAATAG
- the LOC140982595 gene encoding thaumatin-like protein 1 encodes MVSSSCSSYGPYILILTFLVIDKGVVGAIFTMINRCDHTVWPGILSNAGNAALETTGFQLPPGGSRLFQVQPGWSGRLWGRTGCTFDPTTGLGSCTTGDCGSNQIECNGAGANPPATLAEFSIGSGQQDFYDVSLVDGYNLPMIIEPVGGSGVCGLTGCITNLNWKCPAELRAADGQACKSACDAFKSPEYCCSGAFGSPATCQPSVYSEIFKSTCPRAYSYAYDDATSTFTCGGADYTITFCPSLTSQKSSRDSTTPMTAGSGLPVPPPPAAATMDGSGSDQPQGLGNLPAWLPNFVLGGASDRSMQSYLISCVSIILFTLSFLEL; translated from the exons ATggtttcttcttcttgttcttccTACGGTCCATACATCCTGATCCTCACGTTTCTTGTCATAGACAAAG GAGTCGTCGGGGCTATATTTACGATGATAAACCGGTGTGATCACACAGTGTGGCCTGGAATCTTATCCAATGCGGGTAATGCCGCTTTAGAAACCACTGGTTTCCAGCTTCCCCCAGGTGGGTCACGATTATTCCAAGTTCAACCTGGATGGTCTGGCCGGTTATGGGGCCGTACTGGTTGTACATTCGATCCCACCACCGGCCTGGGCAGCTGCACCACCGGCGATTGCGGCTCTAACCAGATAGAATGCAACGGAGCCGGAGCAAACCCACCAGCCACCTTAGCCGAATTCTCTATCGGCTCCGGCCAGCAAGATTTCTACGATGTCAGCCTCGTGGATGGATACAACTTGCCAATGATAATCGAACCGGTGGGCGGTTCAGGTGTTTGCGGCCTGACGGGGTGCATAACTAATCTCAACTGGAAGTGCCCCGCGGAGTTGCGGGCAGCAGACGGGCAGGCTTGCAAGAGTGCATGCGATGCATTTAAGAGCCCGGAGTATTGTTGCAGCGGCGCGTTTGGTTCACCCGCCACTTGTCAGCCGTCGGTTTACTCAGAGATATTCAAGAGTACCTGTCCGAGAGCGTATAGCTACGCTTACGATGATGCTACGAGTACATTTACGTGTGGTGGAGCGGATTATACCATAACATTCTGCCCTTCACTCACAAG CCAAAAATCATCAAGAGACTCCACAACACCGATGACGGCCGGGAGTGGTTTACCAGTACCACCTCCACCAGCTGCTGCCACCATGGATGGTTCTGGTTCTGATCAGCCACAAGGTTTAGGTAACCTACCTGCGTGGCTGCCGAATTTTGTGCTAGGTGGCGCATCCGATCGTTCCATGCAATCTTATCTTATTAGTTGTGTATCAATTATCTTATTCACGCTCTCATTTCTTGAATTATAA